In a single window of the Gracilimonas sp. genome:
- the leuS gene encoding leucine--tRNA ligase, which yields MHSYNPADIESKWQKYWLENKTFETPTDKSNPKYYVLDMFPYPSGAGLHVGHPEGYTATDIIARYKRMKGFNVLHPIGWDAFGLPAEQYAVKTGTHPRITTEKNVNKFREQLQAIGFSYDWDREVNTTDPDYYKWTQWIFLKLYEKGLAYEDEVAVNWCPELGTVLANEEVIDGKSEVGGFPVIRKPMRQWVLKITEYAEELLQDLEELDWPESLKEMQRNWIGKSVGAEIDFEISGYEDKLKVFTTRPDTIFGATYMVMAPEHHLVDKITTEEQQESIAEYKEKAAKKSDLERQELNKEKTGAFTGAYAINPANGKEIPIWIADYVLDSYGTGAIMAVPGQDERDWEFAEKFDLEIVRTVQPEEGFEGKAYTGEGAAINSDFLNGLNIKEAKKKIITWLEDKGAGTKSVNYKLRDWLFSRQRYWGEPFPIIHVDGKPKPLPESELPIELPEVDKYQPTGDGEPPLANAKNWVETTDPETGKTAIRETNTMPQWAGSCWYYLRYISPDFDGGPVDPDYEKYWMPVDLYVGGAEHAVLHLLYARFWHKVLYDIGVVSTKEPFQKLVNQGMILGEMEFTGPDGKKIAEDKVEKKGEGFVLRGTDTKVEARAHKMSKSRGNVINPDNIIAQYGADSLRLYEMFMGPLEQVKPWSTKGVEGVNRFLNRVWRLLVDEDSGEISEKVRDIQAEKKHLKPLHEAIKKVSEDIESLRFNTAISALMIFVNEANGWDEIPLSVAEEFIQILNPFAPHITEELWKMLGHENTLAYEDWPQFNEEYLKADSITYPVQVNGKVRADIEVDADKAKDKDYVLGLAKEEENVAKYLADGNLVKEIFVPGKIVNLVVK from the coding sequence ATGCACTCTTACAATCCGGCCGACATCGAGTCCAAATGGCAAAAGTACTGGCTCGAAAATAAAACCTTTGAAACGCCCACCGATAAATCCAACCCCAAGTATTATGTACTGGATATGTTCCCTTATCCGAGTGGGGCGGGGCTGCACGTGGGGCACCCGGAAGGATATACAGCCACTGATATCATTGCCCGTTATAAAAGGATGAAAGGCTTTAACGTACTTCATCCAATTGGCTGGGATGCATTTGGATTGCCGGCCGAGCAGTATGCGGTAAAGACGGGTACTCATCCACGGATTACCACAGAGAAAAACGTGAATAAATTTCGCGAACAGCTGCAAGCAATTGGTTTTAGCTATGATTGGGATCGGGAAGTGAATACAACTGATCCGGATTATTATAAGTGGACGCAGTGGATTTTCCTGAAGCTCTATGAAAAAGGGTTGGCGTATGAAGATGAAGTTGCTGTAAACTGGTGCCCGGAATTGGGAACGGTACTGGCAAACGAAGAAGTGATTGACGGAAAAAGTGAAGTTGGAGGATTTCCGGTTATCCGTAAGCCAATGCGTCAATGGGTACTCAAGATCACAGAATACGCAGAAGAGTTATTACAGGATCTCGAAGAACTGGACTGGCCGGAGTCTCTGAAAGAAATGCAGCGAAACTGGATCGGGAAGTCGGTGGGTGCTGAAATTGACTTTGAGATTTCCGGGTATGAAGACAAGCTGAAAGTTTTTACAACACGCCCGGATACGATTTTCGGAGCTACTTATATGGTAATGGCACCCGAGCACCATTTGGTTGATAAAATTACCACTGAGGAACAACAAGAATCGATTGCTGAGTACAAAGAAAAAGCAGCCAAGAAATCAGACCTGGAGCGTCAGGAACTGAACAAGGAAAAAACAGGAGCTTTTACCGGTGCTTACGCCATCAATCCTGCCAATGGAAAAGAAATTCCCATCTGGATTGCCGACTATGTGCTGGACAGTTACGGCACCGGTGCTATTATGGCGGTTCCCGGGCAGGACGAGCGGGACTGGGAATTTGCAGAAAAATTTGATCTGGAAATTGTACGAACGGTTCAGCCTGAAGAAGGATTTGAAGGGAAAGCTTATACGGGTGAGGGCGCGGCTATCAATAGTGATTTCCTGAATGGATTGAACATCAAGGAAGCCAAGAAAAAGATTATTACCTGGCTGGAGGATAAAGGGGCTGGAACAAAGTCGGTGAATTATAAACTGCGCGACTGGTTGTTCTCACGTCAGCGTTATTGGGGTGAACCCTTTCCGATTATTCATGTGGATGGTAAACCCAAACCACTTCCGGAATCTGAATTACCCATAGAGCTTCCTGAGGTTGATAAATACCAGCCAACAGGTGATGGAGAGCCACCACTGGCCAATGCAAAAAACTGGGTGGAAACCACTGATCCTGAGACCGGAAAAACAGCAATTCGCGAAACCAACACAATGCCTCAGTGGGCTGGTTCTTGCTGGTATTACCTGCGATACATTAGTCCTGATTTTGATGGTGGTCCGGTAGATCCTGATTACGAAAAGTACTGGATGCCTGTTGACCTGTATGTGGGTGGAGCTGAACATGCGGTCCTGCACTTGTTGTATGCCCGTTTCTGGCATAAAGTGCTGTACGATATTGGAGTGGTTTCAACCAAGGAGCCATTTCAGAAACTGGTAAATCAAGGGATGATTTTAGGTGAGATGGAATTCACCGGTCCGGATGGTAAAAAGATCGCCGAAGACAAAGTGGAGAAGAAGGGAGAGGGCTTTGTTCTAAGAGGTACCGATACCAAAGTAGAAGCCCGTGCCCATAAAATGTCGAAAAGCCGTGGCAATGTGATCAACCCGGATAATATCATTGCCCAGTACGGCGCCGATTCTCTTCGATTGTATGAAATGTTTATGGGACCTCTGGAGCAGGTAAAACCCTGGAGTACGAAAGGCGTGGAAGGGGTGAACCGATTCCTGAATCGTGTTTGGCGCTTGCTGGTGGATGAAGATTCTGGAGAAATATCAGAAAAGGTTAGAGATATTCAGGCAGAGAAAAAGCATTTGAAGCCGCTGCATGAAGCTATCAAAAAAGTCAGTGAAGATATCGAAAGCCTGAGGTTCAATACGGCTATTTCAGCGCTCATGATTTTTGTGAATGAAGCCAATGGCTGGGATGAAATTCCATTGTCTGTGGCTGAAGAATTCATTCAGATTCTGAATCCTTTTGCTCCTCATATCACAGAAGAGCTATGGAAAATGTTAGGACATGAAAATACTCTTGCATATGAAGACTGGCCACAATTCAATGAAGAATACCTGAAGGCCGATTCTATTACCTATCCGGTTCAGGTAAATGGGAAAGTCCGGGCTGATATCGAAGTAGATGCCGATAAAGCGAAAGATAAAGACTACGTGCTTGGCTTGGCAAAAGAAGAAGAAAACGTAGCCAAATACTTAGCGGATGGTAATTTGGTGAAGGAAATATTTGTGCCCGGGAAGATTGTGAATCTGGTTGTGAAGTAA
- a CDS encoding DUF885 family protein, which yields MQKSLLTFLTILLFFSFQYEIEAQPSSSPIEDAIIVYQEDHGALSRKYSVESSEQYFIRFEEFYTQWLGYLDDTDFQGLTHSQQVDYLLFKNDVERSLYFLQADFKRFNDVSERIPSRTEMMDFITQRRSGTSMEGKTVAARFNEWNYKTQKLLKDLEQTPKLSKQNAGFVAGVIKERREAITEAYEFYYGYDPDFSWWVEEPFKALTSSLEEYGQAIAEHYNQNPKDDDGSGIIGNPIGEDEINRRLGFEMISYTPQELIDIANEQYAWTYNEMLKASRELGYGDNWKAALEYVKTTHVPAGEQPPLVKDLAEEAITFLEDRDLVSIPPLAKETWRMVMLSPEWQKIAPFFLGGETVRIAYPTNTMTQEEKMMSMRGNNPHFSKAVVHHELIPGHHLQQFMNRRYETHRQMFRTPFWTEGWALYWEFVLWEKDFPNNPEDKIGMLYWRMHRAARIVFSLNYHLGNWSPQECIDYLVDKVGHEYANAEAEVRRSFEGNYGPLYQIAYMVGAMQFYSLRLEQVESGQMTEKEFHDAILQNGSIPVAMVKALLTNQELSKDFTSNWKFGDYIEGM from the coding sequence ATGCAAAAATCACTGCTGACCTTTTTAACCATTCTCTTGTTTTTTTCTTTTCAATATGAAATAGAAGCTCAACCTTCTTCCTCTCCTATTGAAGATGCTATAATTGTTTATCAGGAAGACCACGGGGCATTATCCAGGAAGTATTCTGTGGAGTCTTCCGAACAATATTTCATCCGCTTTGAGGAATTCTACACCCAATGGTTGGGCTATCTTGATGATACAGACTTTCAGGGATTAACCCATTCCCAGCAAGTGGACTACCTGCTTTTCAAGAATGATGTGGAACGGTCTTTATATTTCCTGCAGGCCGATTTTAAGCGTTTTAATGACGTTTCAGAACGCATCCCTTCAAGAACAGAAATGATGGACTTTATCACCCAGCGCAGATCTGGTACTTCCATGGAAGGTAAAACAGTCGCTGCACGGTTCAATGAATGGAATTACAAAACTCAGAAGCTTCTCAAAGATCTCGAGCAAACACCTAAACTATCCAAGCAGAATGCAGGATTTGTAGCCGGGGTTATCAAAGAAAGACGGGAAGCTATAACCGAAGCTTATGAGTTTTATTACGGTTATGATCCCGATTTTAGCTGGTGGGTGGAAGAGCCTTTTAAAGCTCTCACTTCCTCTCTCGAAGAATATGGGCAAGCGATTGCTGAACACTACAATCAAAATCCGAAAGACGATGATGGTTCCGGGATCATTGGCAACCCCATTGGCGAAGATGAAATTAACCGCCGTTTAGGCTTTGAGATGATCTCCTACACTCCTCAGGAGCTTATTGATATTGCCAACGAGCAGTATGCGTGGACCTACAACGAAATGCTTAAAGCCTCCCGGGAACTCGGTTATGGCGATAACTGGAAAGCGGCTTTGGAATACGTAAAGACAACTCATGTACCGGCCGGTGAGCAGCCACCGTTAGTTAAAGACTTAGCCGAAGAAGCTATCACCTTTCTGGAAGACCGGGACCTGGTCTCCATTCCGCCTTTAGCCAAAGAAACCTGGCGCATGGTTATGCTGAGTCCTGAGTGGCAAAAAATAGCCCCTTTCTTTTTAGGAGGAGAAACCGTCCGGATTGCCTATCCCACCAACACCATGACTCAAGAAGAAAAGATGATGAGCATGCGGGGGAATAATCCACACTTTTCCAAGGCAGTAGTCCATCATGAACTTATTCCCGGTCATCACCTGCAGCAGTTTATGAACCGGCGATATGAAACTCATCGCCAGATGTTCAGAACTCCTTTTTGGACCGAAGGCTGGGCATTGTATTGGGAATTTGTGCTATGGGAAAAAGACTTCCCAAACAACCCCGAAGATAAAATCGGGATGCTCTACTGGAGAATGCACCGTGCCGCCCGAATTGTCTTTTCGTTGAATTACCACCTTGGAAACTGGTCGCCCCAGGAATGTATTGATTACCTGGTGGATAAAGTGGGCCACGAATACGCCAATGCCGAAGCCGAAGTCCGCCGTTCTTTTGAAGGCAACTATGGTCCGTTATACCAAATCGCATATATGGTTGGCGCCATGCAGTTTTATTCGCTGCGACTGGAACAGGTGGAATCCGGCCAAATGACGGAAAAGGAATTCCATGATGCGATCCTCCAAAACGGGAGCATTCCGGTTGCTATGGTGAAAGCGTTGCTCACCAATCAGGAATTAAGCAAAGACTTTACATCCAACTGGAAGTTCGGAGATTACATTGAGGGGATGTGA
- a CDS encoding DUF5683 domain-containing protein: protein MTKYLFLFLTLFSTTLYAQNKTGFIKFEFNTDSAYVIPGNDLFEAVKLASGDSLKFTEGTRLLSFQTYFDKSKTQFIKVIGDSTVIYSHTFEKNGLSIAALSDNIAARDYYNANAMILTDEDSEIFFEGNYVGTGFAKFNTFGNIGKLTIKNPDFGISESRLNIPEQKLIFITDKLRPSKSAARFFSVFPGASQFYKRQHVKALLLGASAVTIFAAAALKSANYKEELSLFKEYQNNYENAETEQIALRFGDLAESQQSKVKKLDNQRRGLLLAGILIYGYNIYDAFTSKPAGGYLKKKRDFQFYLSELPISGNIGAAGTLKYNF from the coding sequence ATGACAAAATATCTATTTCTATTTCTTACTTTATTTTCAACCACTTTATATGCCCAGAATAAAACGGGCTTTATAAAATTCGAATTCAATACTGATTCGGCCTACGTAATACCTGGAAACGATTTATTTGAAGCTGTTAAACTTGCTTCCGGAGACTCTCTCAAATTTACTGAAGGTACCCGACTGCTATCTTTTCAGACCTATTTCGATAAAAGTAAAACTCAATTCATAAAGGTAATCGGGGACTCCACTGTTATTTATTCTCATACCTTTGAAAAAAATGGTTTAAGTATCGCTGCACTTTCTGATAATATAGCCGCACGGGATTATTACAATGCAAATGCCATGATTCTTACCGATGAAGACTCTGAAATTTTTTTTGAGGGTAATTATGTCGGAACCGGATTCGCAAAGTTTAATACTTTTGGAAATATTGGAAAGCTGACCATCAAAAACCCTGATTTTGGTATTTCAGAAAGTCGATTAAATATCCCTGAACAAAAATTGATTTTTATCACCGACAAACTGAGGCCGAGTAAATCTGCCGCAAGATTCTTTTCTGTTTTTCCGGGAGCCAGCCAATTTTATAAAAGGCAGCATGTTAAGGCTCTTCTATTAGGGGCTTCTGCTGTAACAATATTCGCTGCCGCTGCACTAAAGTCTGCGAATTATAAAGAAGAACTGAGCTTATTTAAAGAATATCAGAATAATTATGAAAATGCAGAAACTGAGCAAATAGCTCTCCGTTTCGGTGATCTAGCTGAAAGTCAGCAATCTAAAGTCAAGAAGTTAGATAATCAGCGCCGCGGGTTATTATTAGCTGGTATTCTTATTTATGGATATAATATCTACGATGCTTTTACAAGCAAACCTGCTGGCGGATACCTGAAGAAAAAAAGAGATTTTCAGTTTTATTTGTCGGAGCTGCCAATTTCCGGGAATATTGGAGCAGCCGGAACTTTAAAGTATAATTTTTGA
- a CDS encoding acyl-CoA reductase yields the protein MSWIDKHIDQIRKVTGEWLDPVNTSLQEAVRKTVDEGLFSKQDIEFQLSVLRESIRNNEIEEWAERSGLNDQKNAKGTKVLCLHAGNLPLVGFQTALGTLLSGADYHGKLSRKDPYLLKSFLDIMKKAGFGQEVQYSTELNDFQNLQADKVVFAGSEESVPEVEEKVLKLNASGEEAKYIIRTAKFSIAYLNDWNEEVKRDLVEATLRYGGKGCRSVAVVVAEFTLNQVKEELMDGIHEFWKENPQYQQPAPVLEYQYAYNKAIQRNQIWLGDFLIQETDELPDTDFTVNWVNGGEEKVRELKALFGKKVQSVYTVGGEIKGIETEKLANAQRPNLWWKPDGMDLVNGLIK from the coding sequence TTGAGCTGGATTGATAAACATATCGATCAAATCAGAAAAGTGACCGGGGAATGGCTGGATCCAGTAAATACATCTTTACAGGAAGCAGTTAGGAAAACGGTGGATGAAGGACTCTTCAGTAAACAAGACATTGAGTTTCAGCTCTCAGTTTTAAGAGAGAGCATCAGAAATAATGAAATTGAAGAATGGGCCGAGCGTTCAGGGTTGAACGATCAGAAAAATGCCAAAGGTACAAAAGTGCTCTGCCTTCATGCAGGAAATTTGCCCTTGGTGGGATTTCAAACTGCTTTGGGAACCCTGCTTTCCGGCGCTGATTATCATGGCAAGCTCTCGCGTAAAGATCCTTACTTACTGAAATCCTTTCTGGATATCATGAAAAAAGCAGGTTTTGGTCAGGAAGTACAATATTCCACAGAATTGAATGACTTCCAGAATCTGCAGGCAGATAAAGTTGTTTTTGCAGGGTCAGAAGAATCGGTTCCTGAAGTAGAAGAAAAAGTGCTGAAGCTGAATGCTTCAGGAGAAGAGGCGAAGTACATCATCCGCACCGCCAAGTTCTCCATTGCTTACCTCAATGACTGGAATGAAGAAGTAAAAAGAGATTTGGTTGAAGCCACGTTAAGATATGGCGGGAAAGGATGCCGATCAGTAGCGGTAGTAGTTGCTGAATTTACCTTGAATCAGGTCAAAGAAGAGTTGATGGATGGTATTCATGAATTCTGGAAAGAAAACCCTCAATATCAGCAACCGGCCCCAGTTTTGGAATATCAATATGCCTACAACAAAGCTATTCAGAGAAATCAGATTTGGCTGGGAGATTTTTTAATCCAGGAAACAGATGAACTCCCGGATACTGATTTTACGGTGAACTGGGTAAATGGAGGAGAGGAAAAAGTCAGGGAGTTAAAAGCTCTGTTCGGGAAGAAGGTGCAATCGGTTTACACTGTTGGTGGAGAGATTAAGGGGATCGAGACAGAGAAGCTTGCCAATGCCCAACGACCTAATCTGTGGTGGAAACCGGATGGGATGGATTTGGTTAATGGACTAATCAAATAA
- a CDS encoding PEGA domain-containing protein: MNSSCQVHRSFLVLIFMFLLCSENLRAQQPISLSAWVKVVADLDEYYVVIDKDFENAHLVNRGDSLQVEPGVRHITVVWKTIHDQSFTTRAKTGKTNEIRVYHTFPSYPRSSHETIARQTNLFIATDENSDVYINGEYSGKHLVKTLLNPGTHQLRIEHPDFGVLEKRVEVNSQNITKVARFNENPSTLPFAMKLLPGAEYIASRRYKRATITYLGLGLLTANLIRQDMAYSKKLSKYNELEVLYQNAQTSEEAIIHRRNALSAKNKLDQISNNFNLTLLISGGLYLISTLDAFRKPKSGYRHPSNFFGADMTLTTSSVASKTSALLSLKIELD; this comes from the coding sequence ATGAACAGCAGCTGTCAGGTTCATAGGTCTTTTTTAGTGCTCATTTTTATGTTTTTGCTTTGCTCAGAAAACTTAAGAGCGCAACAACCAATTTCTCTTTCTGCATGGGTCAAAGTAGTTGCAGATCTAGATGAGTATTATGTAGTTATAGATAAAGATTTTGAAAATGCTCATTTAGTAAACCGGGGTGATAGTTTACAAGTTGAACCAGGTGTTCGGCATATAACTGTTGTTTGGAAAACGATCCATGATCAATCATTTACCACCCGTGCCAAGACTGGTAAAACTAACGAAATACGGGTCTATCATACCTTTCCGTCTTACCCAAGAAGTTCCCACGAAACTATTGCCAGACAAACAAATTTATTCATAGCCACAGATGAAAATTCCGACGTTTACATTAATGGTGAATACTCTGGTAAACACCTGGTTAAAACCTTACTCAACCCAGGAACACATCAGCTACGCATAGAGCATCCTGATTTTGGTGTATTGGAAAAAAGAGTAGAAGTAAACAGTCAAAATATTACGAAAGTAGCTAGATTTAACGAAAATCCATCCACCCTTCCGTTTGCCATGAAATTGTTACCCGGAGCTGAATATATCGCTTCAAGAAGGTATAAACGAGCCACTATTACCTACCTGGGTTTAGGTTTATTGACAGCTAATCTGATAAGACAGGATATGGCCTACTCAAAAAAACTAAGCAAGTACAACGAACTGGAAGTATTATATCAAAATGCTCAAACAAGCGAGGAAGCAATAATTCACAGAAGAAATGCCCTCTCAGCAAAGAATAAACTAGATCAGATAAGTAATAATTTCAATCTAACTTTACTGATTAGCGGAGGGCTTTATTTAATTTCAACTTTAGATGCTTTTCGAAAACCAAAAAGCGGATATAGGCACCCATCCAATTTTTTTGGTGCAGATATGACACTTACAACAAGTTCTGTGGCTTCAAAGACTTCCGCCTTGCTATCACTAAAAATCGAACTTGATTAG
- a CDS encoding citrate/2-methylcitrate synthase: MSEGIHTGFDEQQYPYINKGLEGIVAFSTTKSFIDGQKGELIYSGYLIDTLAENATFEEVCFLLWNDRLPNSEELESLKKLLIEHRSLPQPVLDYIKTTDKTAEPMSVLRTAVSMLADFDDTHGKFDESLFEGQAIDITAKIPTIIAAFDRARKDKDIVEPLEEGSTAFNFLYMLNGEKPGAQAEKTMDLCLILHAEHGMNASTFTARTICATQSDMYSAVTGAIGALKGPLHGGANTAVMNTLLELDKDPDTADAVEFTKKKLANKEKISGFGHRVYKTFDPRARLLQHMSEDLSEETGHQQLYQWSMDMLNTMKSEKNIDPNVDFFSATVYYSIGIQPDLYTCIFTMSRISGWTGHFMEQAANNRLIRPRALYVGEKGLDWVPVEER; the protein is encoded by the coding sequence ATGTCAGAAGGCATTCACACAGGCTTTGACGAGCAACAATATCCTTATATAAATAAAGGACTTGAAGGCATTGTAGCTTTTTCTACAACCAAAAGTTTTATTGACGGACAAAAAGGCGAACTCATTTATTCCGGGTATTTGATTGATACCCTTGCAGAAAATGCAACCTTTGAAGAAGTTTGCTTTTTACTTTGGAACGATCGACTGCCAAATTCAGAAGAACTGGAAAGCTTAAAGAAGCTCTTGATTGAGCATCGTTCACTTCCACAGCCTGTGCTCGATTATATCAAAACAACTGATAAGACTGCTGAGCCAATGTCGGTGTTAAGAACAGCAGTTTCCATGCTTGCTGATTTTGATGATACCCACGGCAAATTTGATGAGTCATTGTTTGAAGGTCAGGCTATAGACATCACTGCAAAAATTCCAACAATTATTGCAGCCTTTGACCGTGCCCGTAAAGACAAAGATATCGTAGAGCCTCTTGAAGAAGGCAGTACAGCATTCAACTTTCTTTATATGTTGAATGGAGAGAAACCAGGTGCACAGGCAGAAAAAACTATGGACCTCTGTCTGATTCTACATGCTGAGCACGGCATGAATGCCTCTACTTTTACGGCCAGAACCATTTGTGCTACTCAGTCTGATATGTATTCAGCTGTTACCGGTGCTATTGGCGCTCTGAAAGGCCCTCTTCATGGTGGAGCAAACACAGCGGTTATGAATACGCTGTTAGAGCTCGACAAAGATCCCGATACAGCAGATGCAGTAGAATTCACCAAAAAGAAATTAGCTAACAAAGAGAAGATTTCTGGCTTTGGTCACCGTGTGTACAAAACTTTTGACCCTCGTGCCCGACTCCTTCAGCACATGTCTGAAGATCTTTCGGAAGAAACCGGACATCAGCAATTATATCAATGGTCAATGGATATGCTGAATACCATGAAAAGTGAGAAGAATATCGACCCCAACGTAGACTTCTTCTCGGCTACGGTTTATTATTCTATTGGAATTCAGCCCGACCTTTATACTTGTATTTTTACCATGAGCCGTATTTCTGGCTGGACCGGACACTTTATGGAGCAGGCCGCAAACAATCGCCTGATTCGTCCACGTGCTCTTTATGTTGGTGAAAAGGGCCTGGATTGGGTACCAGTAGAAGAGCGGTAA